In one window of Desulfarculaceae bacterium DNA:
- a CDS encoding branched-chain amino acid ABC transporter permease: MNKKLIPYIAGLAVMAVLALLPPLFKLAAPEMWELSAHIGIRILLNVGFGLCLWLMLQAGELSLGQGGFITIGAYTTGILVAKYELISVVWLGYLAGAAVAALFALMLGYLIVHLKRIFFLLVTWSFAEMLHPVLTSFEHPFGGAMGIIDIPGPEGVSLFSESWTGYYYIALLYGFAVLWLVWRVAGSKIGLINKSIGLNDELVTFCGLYVRKYKVMVFVLGCFITGIGGGILASYLTAISPETFTFFTSLDIIMFNLIGGMGSIAGPIVGAVILTGLNEYLFAVGYWRMVIYGLIIIFFITMLPGGMISLPAVIRARLSRGNKEGEAGHGR, encoded by the coding sequence ATGAATAAGAAGCTGATCCCCTATATCGCGGGGCTGGCGGTCATGGCCGTCCTGGCCCTGTTGCCGCCCCTGTTCAAGCTGGCCGCGCCGGAGATGTGGGAGCTCAGCGCCCACATCGGCATCCGCATCCTGCTCAACGTGGGCTTCGGCCTGTGCCTGTGGCTGATGCTCCAGGCCGGTGAACTCAGCCTGGGCCAGGGCGGCTTCATCACCATCGGGGCCTACACCACCGGCATCCTGGTGGCCAAGTACGAGCTGATCAGCGTGGTGTGGCTGGGCTATCTGGCCGGGGCGGCGGTGGCCGCGCTGTTCGCCCTGATGCTGGGCTACCTCATCGTGCACCTCAAGCGAATCTTCTTTTTGCTGGTCACCTGGTCCTTCGCCGAGATGCTGCACCCGGTGCTCACCTCCTTCGAGCATCCCTTCGGCGGGGCCATGGGCATCATCGACATCCCCGGCCCGGAGGGCGTTTCCCTGTTCAGCGAGTCCTGGACCGGCTATTACTACATCGCCCTCCTATACGGCTTCGCGGTGCTCTGGCTGGTCTGGCGGGTGGCCGGTTCCAAGATCGGGCTGATCAACAAGTCCATCGGGCTCAACGACGAACTGGTCACCTTCTGCGGGCTCTACGTGCGCAAGTACAAGGTCATGGTCTTCGTGCTGGGCTGCTTCATCACCGGCATCGGCGGGGGCATCCTGGCCAGCTACCTCACGGCCATCTCGCCCGAGACCTTCACCTTCTTCACCTCGCTGGACATCATCATGTTCAACCTCATTGGAGGCATGGGCAGCATCGCCGGGCCCATCGTGGGGGCGGTGATCCTCACGGGCCTGAACGAGTACCTGTTCGCGGTGGGCTACTGGCGCATGGTGATCTACGGCCTGATCATCATCTTCTTCATCACCATGTTGCCCGGCGGCATGATCTCCCTGCCCGCGGTTATCCGCGCCCGGTTGAGCCGCGGCAACAAGGAGGGGGAGGCCGGTCATGGACGATAG
- a CDS encoding ABC transporter ATP-binding protein yields MDDREILRVSEVGKNFGGLEALTEVSFAVETGEFFGLIGPNGAGKSVMVNLISGMYRPSRGQITFDGQLITGLRPDRIIKMGLSRTFQHSTLFFDLTVRQNIMMGVRELAGVGLLESIMRTAGARAKDRDIEARAQEVMETLDLSGQAEEKAANLPYGLQKVVAIGIAIAPRPKVLVLDEPLTGLVAAEVDQVMGHIAALNRQGMTIFIIEHNMRAMMHHCGRMMVLSFGNKIAEGAPSEIQKNPEVIKSYLGE; encoded by the coding sequence ATGGACGATAGGGAAATCCTGCGGGTGAGCGAGGTGGGCAAGAACTTCGGCGGGTTGGAGGCCCTGACCGAGGTGAGCTTCGCGGTGGAGACCGGCGAGTTCTTTGGGCTCATCGGGCCCAACGGCGCCGGCAAGTCGGTGATGGTCAACCTGATCAGCGGCATGTACCGCCCCAGCCGGGGACAGATCACCTTCGACGGCCAACTCATAACCGGCCTCAGGCCGGACCGCATCATCAAGATGGGCCTCAGCCGCACCTTCCAGCACTCCACTCTGTTCTTCGACCTCACGGTGCGCCAGAACATCATGATGGGGGTGCGCGAACTGGCCGGGGTGGGCCTTTTGGAATCCATAATGCGCACCGCGGGGGCCCGGGCCAAGGATCGGGACATAGAGGCGCGGGCCCAGGAGGTGATGGAGACCCTGGATCTGAGCGGGCAGGCCGAGGAAAAGGCGGCCAACCTGCCTTATGGCCTGCAAAAGGTGGTGGCCATCGGCATCGCCATCGCGCCTCGGCCCAAGGTGCTGGTCCTGGACGAGCCCCTCACCGGGCTGGTGGCCGCGGAGGTGGACCAGGTGATGGGCCATATCGCGGCGCTAAACCGCCAGGGCATGACCATCTTCATCATCGAGCACAACATGCGGGCCATGATGCATCACTGCGGCCGCATGATGGTCTTGAGCTTCGGCAACAAGATCGCCGAGGGCGCCCCGTCGGAGATACAAAAGAACCCCGAAGTCATCAAATCCTATCTAGGGGAATAA
- a CDS encoding ABC transporter ATP-binding protein: MALLELKQVVAGYGPAVALHEVSLTLEAGQRVSLLGANGAGKSSTVNVISGLLPIRAGEVWFQGQRIDQVPAHRVVGLGIAQIPEGRLVFPKMTVWENLELGATALGDQAQKNELLREVYELFPRLAERRKQLAGTMSGGEQQMLAVGRALMSRPRLILSDEISMGLAPMVVRDIYDTLLRINQEWGVTLLMVEQEAKLALEVADTCHLLESGHIVASGTAREMAQSELVRKVYLAED, encoded by the coding sequence TTGGCCTTGCTGGAGTTGAAACAGGTCGTGGCGGGCTATGGCCCGGCGGTGGCCCTGCACGAAGTCAGCCTGACCCTGGAGGCGGGGCAGCGCGTCTCCCTCCTGGGGGCCAACGGGGCCGGCAAGAGCTCCACGGTCAACGTGATCAGCGGGCTGTTGCCCATCCGCGCGGGAGAGGTTTGGTTCCAGGGCCAGAGGATCGACCAGGTGCCCGCCCACCGGGTGGTGGGCCTGGGCATCGCCCAGATACCCGAAGGCCGCCTGGTCTTCCCCAAGATGACGGTGTGGGAGAACCTGGAGCTGGGGGCCACCGCCCTGGGCGACCAGGCCCAGAAAAACGAGCTGCTGCGCGAGGTGTACGAGCTTTTTCCCCGTTTGGCCGAGCGGCGCAAGCAGCTGGCCGGCACCATGAGCGGGGGCGAGCAGCAGATGCTGGCCGTGGGGCGCGCCCTGATGTCCCGGCCCAGGCTGATCCTTTCCGACGAGATATCCATGGGCCTGGCCCCCATGGTGGTGCGCGACATCTACGACACTCTGTTGCGCATCAACCAGGAGTGGGGGGTGACCCTTTTGATGGTGGAGCAGGAGGCCAAGCTGGCCCTGGAAGTGGCCGACACCTGCCACCTGCTGGAATCCGGGCACATCGTGGCCTCGGGCACCGCCCGGGAGATGGCCCAGAGCGAGCTGGTGCGCAAAGTGTATTTGGCCGAAGACTAG
- a CDS encoding aspartate aminotransferase family protein, whose amino-acid sequence MSGTSSSVFPRRLGEPLPMAVSGEGVWLFDADGKRYLDASGGAVVVNLGHAREEIVRAVAEQMGKLSYAHPTMFTSVPVEDLATALSAHTPGDLNRFYFMTSGSEANETAIKLARQIHQARGEHDRTVLISRWRSYHGLTMGALAAAGRPAFRTAYMPMIHDAVHIPPPYCLRCSYGLEHPSCGLRCALALDETIQNLGPKVVSAFLIEPVSGATLAGWPPPEGYLEMVRDICSRYGVLLIFDEVMTGMGRTGDWFAGCRYGVTPDMMTLGKGLTGGHLALSAVAVSQEHYAAVEQGLGAFNHGGTYSHHPVGCAAGLAAVRILEKEKLVERAGAMEPFLGEQLSRHLLDSPFVASVRGVGMLWGVELVADKQTLRPFARSEKVTERLWQHLFERGILVYKAVGLAGVDGDALVVSPPFIMDREQITQVAVAIKEAINEVLG is encoded by the coding sequence ATGTCCGGGACCAGCAGTTCGGTGTTTCCCCGCCGCCTGGGCGAGCCGTTGCCCATGGCGGTTTCCGGCGAGGGGGTTTGGCTTTTCGACGCGGACGGCAAGCGCTATCTCGACGCCTCGGGGGGCGCGGTGGTGGTCAACCTGGGCCATGCCAGGGAAGAGATAGTCCGGGCGGTGGCCGAGCAAATGGGCAAGCTTTCCTACGCCCATCCCACCATGTTCACCAGCGTGCCGGTGGAGGATTTGGCCACGGCTCTGTCCGCCCATACCCCCGGCGATTTGAATCGCTTCTACTTCATGACCTCCGGTTCGGAGGCCAACGAGACCGCCATAAAGCTGGCCCGGCAGATCCACCAGGCCCGGGGGGAGCACGACAGGACCGTGCTGATCTCCCGCTGGCGCTCCTACCACGGCCTGACCATGGGCGCCTTGGCCGCGGCCGGCCGCCCGGCCTTCCGCACGGCCTACATGCCTATGATTCACGACGCGGTGCACATACCGCCGCCCTATTGCCTGCGCTGCTCCTACGGTTTGGAGCACCCCTCCTGCGGGCTGCGCTGCGCCTTGGCCCTGGATGAGACCATCCAGAACCTGGGCCCCAAGGTGGTCTCGGCCTTTCTTATCGAGCCGGTGAGCGGCGCCACCCTGGCCGGGTGGCCTCCTCCGGAAGGCTACCTGGAGATGGTGCGTGATATCTGCAGCCGATACGGGGTGCTTTTGATCTTCGACGAGGTCATGACCGGCATGGGGCGCACGGGCGACTGGTTCGCCGGTTGCCGCTATGGGGTGACCCCGGACATGATGACCCTGGGCAAGGGGCTCACCGGCGGTCATTTGGCCTTGTCCGCCGTGGCGGTGAGCCAGGAGCATTACGCGGCGGTGGAGCAAGGCCTGGGCGCCTTCAACCACGGCGGCACCTACAGCCACCACCCGGTGGGCTGCGCCGCCGGCTTGGCCGCGGTGCGCATTCTGGAGAAGGAAAAACTTGTCGAGCGGGCCGGGGCCATGGAGCCTTTTTTGGGGGAGCAGCTTAGCCGGCACTTGCTCGACTCGCCTTTCGTGGCCAGCGTGAGGGGAGTCGGCATGCTCTGGGGCGTGGAGCTGGTGGCCGACAAACAGACTTTGCGGCCCTTTGCCCGGAGCGAAAAGGTGACCGAGCGCCTGTGGCAGCATCTTTTCGAGCGTGGCATCCTCGTGTATAAGGCGGTAGGTTTGGCCGGCGTGGATGGGGACGCCTTGGTGGTGTCGCCGCCTTTTATCATGGACCGGGAACAAATCACCCAGGTGGCCGTTGCCATTAAAGAGGCCATCAACGAGGTGCTGGGTTAA